Proteins encoded by one window of Rhodohalobacter sp. SW132:
- a CDS encoding competence/damage-inducible protein A encodes MNKAHIISIGNELLIGDTINTNASWIGKFLHGEGFDVEQVITLPDDYSLLDEQLRESMKSADLVITTGGLGPTHDDITKKVVTDYFGVSLVTDQNVLNHIKKIFELRGLKFSHSNADQALVPENANVLFNKKGTAPGLWLKENGSCLAVLPGVPHEMKYLLENEVRPRLDNQFPERVKLTMQYFHTAGVPESTLSDDLIGDLTEYFNNGLDVAFLPGAGGVKVRVEYTGSKPETSESELLKFRERILERAGDMIYGEGRECDLASVVGQILAKRNLTISVAESCTGGRLSDEITNIPGCSRYMAGGVIAYSNRLKINMLGVKKSDLDRVGAVSAEVALQMAKGVAERTGASIGVSTTGVAGPGGGTAEKPVGTVWMGFWLDGDHFALKGSFTDDREINKQRTAAVVLETVRRRLLSIETLPYNLIPVTP; translated from the coding sequence ATGAATAAAGCACATATCATTTCTATAGGCAACGAGCTTCTGATTGGCGATACCATCAATACAAATGCTTCGTGGATTGGAAAATTCCTTCACGGCGAAGGGTTCGATGTTGAGCAGGTTATTACCCTGCCCGATGATTACAGTCTGCTCGACGAACAGCTCCGTGAGAGTATGAAGAGTGCAGATCTTGTAATAACTACGGGCGGACTTGGCCCCACGCACGATGATATCACAAAAAAAGTAGTCACGGATTATTTTGGTGTGTCCCTGGTTACGGATCAAAATGTGCTGAACCATATCAAGAAAATTTTTGAGTTGAGGGGATTGAAATTCAGCCATTCAAATGCTGACCAGGCTCTTGTACCTGAAAACGCGAACGTACTGTTCAATAAAAAAGGGACCGCTCCGGGCCTTTGGCTGAAAGAAAACGGCAGCTGTCTGGCCGTGCTGCCCGGAGTTCCTCACGAGATGAAGTACCTGCTTGAAAATGAAGTGAGGCCCAGGCTTGATAATCAGTTTCCGGAGCGCGTGAAACTCACCATGCAATATTTTCATACGGCCGGCGTACCGGAAAGTACCTTAAGCGATGACCTGATCGGCGATCTGACAGAATATTTCAATAACGGGCTTGATGTAGCGTTTCTGCCAGGTGCAGGCGGCGTGAAAGTTCGGGTTGAGTATACCGGATCGAAACCTGAAACATCAGAATCTGAACTGTTGAAGTTCAGAGAAAGAATCCTGGAACGAGCCGGGGATATGATTTATGGTGAAGGGCGGGAGTGCGATCTGGCGTCTGTTGTCGGTCAAATTCTCGCAAAACGAAATCTTACAATTTCAGTTGCGGAAAGTTGTACCGGCGGACGGCTTTCTGATGAAATCACAAATATTCCCGGCTGCAGCCGATATATGGCCGGCGGGGTGATCGCGTATTCAAACCGATTAAAAATAAACATGCTTGGAGTTAAAAAGAGTGATCTGGACAGAGTTGGGGCTGTGAGTGCTGAAGTTGCCCTTCAGATGGCGAAAGGCGTAGCTGAACGAACGGGCGCCTCAATTGGCGTATCCACCACGGGTGTAGCCGGGCCGGGTGGTGGAACGGCTGAAAAACCGGTTGGAACAGTATGGATGGGTTTTTGGCTGGATGGCGATCATTTTGCGCTTAAGGGAAGTTTTACGGATGATCGGGAGATCAACAAACAGAGAACCGCAGCGGTTGTTCTCGAAACCGTCCGTCGAAGACTGCTCTCCATTGAAACCCTACCGTATAATCTTATTCCGGTAACTCCTTGA
- the pgsA gene encoding CDP-diacylglycerol--glycerol-3-phosphate 3-phosphatidyltransferase gives MEKLPNILSSLRLILAPIFLLLFIQDDLWLRGISLVVYTIAALTDYFDGYYARRYEVESDFGVFLDPLADKVLTFAAFVCLPFLDPSQFPWWAIGVIVFRDIAITMLRVYSDRKGIMMETRKTAKAKTAIQMGYLYVALLLGFLLLIPGTTHEIVQTIYGTNIMYWGMMVVVAITVYSGVEYLYVNRKLFSDSK, from the coding sequence GTGGAAAAATTACCAAACATATTAAGTTCATTGCGATTGATTCTCGCACCGATCTTCCTTTTGCTGTTTATTCAGGATGATCTGTGGCTGCGTGGAATCAGTCTTGTTGTATACACTATAGCCGCCTTAACTGATTATTTTGATGGATATTACGCCAGGCGATATGAGGTAGAAAGTGATTTCGGGGTATTCCTCGACCCGCTTGCCGATAAGGTACTCACTTTTGCGGCATTTGTCTGCCTCCCATTTCTCGATCCCTCTCAATTTCCCTGGTGGGCCATTGGTGTAATCGTATTTCGTGATATTGCCATCACAATGCTGCGCGTTTACAGCGACAGAAAAGGCATCATGATGGAAACCCGAAAAACAGCCAAAGCCAAGACCGCTATCCAGATGGGGTATCTTTATGTTGCCCTCCTTCTTGGATTTTTACTGCTTATTCCGGGTACCACGCACGAAATTGTTCAAACTATTTACGGCACCAACATCATGTACTGGGGGATGATGGTAGTTGTAGCGATTACGGTTTACTCAGGAGTGGAATATCTGTATGTCAACCGAAAGCTTTTTTCTGACAGCAAATGA
- a CDS encoding phosphatidylglycerophosphatase A: MTLSNTRTSFLLLVGTLFGAGYLPKAPGTWGSLLFLPFIYASYLLGGYIGLILLTIVASMLSLISAPAAIKLLGPDPGEFVMDECAGQALVFALYLPLFGVELNILHLLGGFVLFRLFDITKPLGIKAVEKFRGKYGILYDDLLAGFYASLSLTAIMYISTLF; the protein is encoded by the coding sequence ATGACCCTGTCAAATACACGTACATCTTTTTTGCTGCTGGTCGGTACACTTTTTGGCGCCGGATACCTGCCCAAAGCGCCCGGAACCTGGGGCAGCCTGCTTTTTCTGCCCTTTATCTATGCCTCGTACCTGCTTGGCGGATACATCGGTTTGATACTGCTCACGATCGTCGCTTCAATGTTATCCCTTATCTCAGCACCTGCCGCCATTAAATTGTTAGGACCTGATCCCGGGGAGTTTGTGATGGATGAGTGTGCGGGCCAGGCTCTTGTTTTTGCACTCTACCTGCCATTGTTCGGCGTTGAGCTTAATATACTCCACCTGCTGGGTGGCTTTGTCCTTTTCAGGCTGTTTGATATTACCAAACCGTTAGGGATAAAGGCGGTGGAGAAATTCCGCGGAAAATATGGTATATTGTATGATGATTTGCTTGCAGGGTTTTATGCATCGCTTAGCCTGACAGCTATTATGTATATCAGTACACTATTTTAA
- the pyrE gene encoding orotate phosphoribosyltransferase has product MITTDKTPIIVDKKFSREIAKSLLDIDAVLLRPNDPFTWSSGWNSPIYCDNRLTLRYPEVRKKIASAFISIIRDELETPDVITGTATAGIPHAAWVAGSMNLPMAYVRAKAKAYGLGNQIEGGVDKGQTTVIIEDLISTGGSAISVVDALNFIGANIAAVLAIFSYGFDKANQRFSKHNIPVYTLTDYATLIDVALEEGKVKESDIDLLNRWRANPEKWPN; this is encoded by the coding sequence ATGATTACCACAGATAAAACACCCATCATTGTAGATAAAAAATTTTCCCGGGAGATTGCAAAATCTCTCCTGGATATTGATGCCGTTCTGCTCAGACCAAATGACCCGTTTACCTGGTCATCGGGCTGGAACTCTCCAATTTATTGCGACAACCGGCTCACACTCAGATATCCTGAAGTTCGAAAAAAAATCGCGTCTGCCTTCATTTCCATCATCAGGGATGAACTTGAAACGCCGGATGTCATCACCGGAACTGCAACAGCAGGCATTCCCCATGCCGCATGGGTGGCCGGCAGCATGAACTTACCAATGGCATATGTACGTGCAAAAGCAAAAGCATACGGCCTTGGCAACCAGATTGAAGGCGGTGTTGACAAAGGACAAACTACCGTCATTATTGAAGATTTGATTTCCACCGGCGGATCCGCCATATCCGTTGTTGATGCACTCAACTTTATCGGCGCAAATATCGCAGCAGTACTTGCTATTTTCTCCTATGGATTCGACAAGGCCAATCAGCGATTTTCAAAGCATAACATCCCGGTTTATACGCTCACCGATTATGCTACGTTGATTGACGTAGCTCTTGAAGAAGGCAAAGTGAAAGAGAGCGATATTGATCTTTTAAACCGATGGCGTGCCAATCCCGAAAAATGGCCAAATTAA
- a CDS encoding FKBP-type peptidyl-prolyl cis-trans isomerase, which translates to MKRFTLPSLLLAFALVITSCLDTSGPNDDYDNTADLQFLEDNAQRDDVTVTESGLQYRVVEDSVGISPTEETTIIIDFVGSFVDGSEFNNTYEAGQPAIARVENLISGLREGVQLMTIGSIYEFVLPSELALDSNGNPLQGIPRGAALIYEIELIHDSAYDSIFLEENALEEDVVVTDSGLQYKIIEEGDGDSPGATSTVQVNYTGTFIFGEIFDQSPESMPSEFPLNDVIEGFSEGIQLMNEGATFEFYIPAELAYGDNPNPQSPIYPGATLIFEVELVSISNP; encoded by the coding sequence ATGAAACGATTTACACTGCCGTCCCTCCTGCTTGCTTTTGCCCTGGTTATCACCTCTTGCCTCGATACAAGCGGACCCAATGACGATTATGACAACACTGCTGACCTGCAATTTTTAGAAGATAATGCGCAAAGAGATGATGTTACCGTAACCGAAAGCGGCCTGCAGTACCGGGTTGTTGAAGATTCTGTCGGAATAAGCCCCACGGAAGAAACCACAATTATCATCGATTTTGTCGGCTCATTTGTTGATGGAAGTGAATTTAATAACACCTATGAAGCGGGACAGCCCGCTATTGCACGGGTCGAAAATCTGATTTCCGGTCTCAGGGAAGGTGTTCAGCTAATGACGATCGGTTCCATTTACGAATTTGTACTGCCATCTGAGCTTGCCCTCGATTCAAATGGTAATCCACTGCAGGGAATTCCGCGTGGCGCCGCATTGATTTATGAAATTGAACTCATTCATGACAGCGCCTATGATTCGATTTTCCTTGAAGAAAACGCCCTTGAAGAAGATGTTGTAGTGACCGATAGCGGCCTTCAATACAAAATCATTGAAGAGGGAGATGGTGATTCGCCGGGTGCCACATCTACCGTACAGGTAAATTATACCGGCACGTTTATTTTCGGTGAAATATTTGACCAATCTCCCGAATCCATGCCGTCAGAATTTCCTCTTAACGATGTAATTGAAGGCTTTTCAGAAGGTATTCAGCTGATGAATGAAGGAGCAACATTTGAGTTTTATATTCCTGCCGAACTCGCATATGGAGATAATCCCAACCCGCAAAGCCCGATTTATCCCGGCGCCACACTGATTTTTGAAGTAGAATTAGTGTCCATTAGCAATCCATAA